The Pseudoalteromonas rubra region ACTTTCTGGCTGAGTTTGACTGGGTGCGCCGTGCGCTGATGTTTGAGCCGCGTGGTCACGACATGATGTCCGGGTCATTCCTGTATCCACCTACCACTGAAGATGGTGATGTGGCTATTTTGTTCATTGAAACATCTGGCTGTCTACCCATGTGTGGTCACGGCACCATAGGCACAGTGACCTTTGCGCTACAACAAGGCCTGGTGACACCAAAAGAGCCGGGGCGGCTGCGGCTCGATACGCCTGCGGGTCGCGTGGATGCTTATTATTCAATGCGCGATGGCCGGGTGGAATGGGTCAAGCTATTTAATGTTCCCGCATTTCTGGCACATCGGAATGAGGTGATCTCAGTCCCCGGTATTGGGGAGTTGCAGGTCGATATTGCCTATGGGGGAAACTTTTACATTATTGTTGAGCCTCAGAGGAATTTTAAAGGCACACATGCTACGAGCGCAGCTGAGTTATTGGCAATGAGTCCTAAAGTACGTGATGCCGTCAATGCACAGCTTGCTTGCGTACACCCTTTAGACCCGACTGTATGTGGCGCGTCTCACGTACTTTGGACCGGCGACCCCAAACAGGCCGACTCCAGCGCCGCCAATGCGGTGTTCTATGGTGACAAAGCAATAGACCGCTCACCCTGTGGAACGGGTACCAGCGCACGGATGGCGCAGTTGTTTGCGAAAGGCGCATTGCAAAGTGGCGAGGATTTTGTCCATGAAAGCTACATCGGCAGCCAATTTATTGGCCGGATTGAAGGCACGACAGAAATAGCTGGTCACAGTGCCATATTACCCAGCATACAGGGTTGGGCCCGTATAACAGGCCATAACTGTATCACTGTAGATGACGACGACCCGTACGCGTTTGGGTTTCAGGTGCTTTAACAAAGTGAGGCAGTCAACTTGCCTCATCATCTTATTTGTCTTAAGGAGACAGCCATGACTTTGACAGGACAGAGTTTTATTGCCGGGCAATGGCGCGGTAACGCAGACAATGGGCAATTTTTTGCGTTTTGCCCGCAAACCAATGAGAGACATCATCAGCCCTTTTTCAATGCAGAGGCCGACGACCTGGATGCCGGTATTTTGGCCGCGCAACGTGCTTTTAAGACTTACCGACGTGTGCCTTATTCGCAGCGTGCGGCTTTTTTGCGCAAAATTGGAGAAGAAATCCTGGCGCTGGGTGATGGCCTGATCGAAACCACCATGCTGGAAACCGGACTGCCAAGAGCGCGTCTTGAAGGTGAGCGAATGCGCACGGTAAATCAGTTGAATGCTTTCGCAGCTGCACTGGAAGCAGATCTTGCGCCATTGGCACTGACACGTCAGGATGCTCCTGATCCGGATCGTGCGCCTTTGCCTAAGCCTGCAACCGAACTACGTTACTTGCCCGTTGGTGTGGTGGCTGTATTTGGCGCATCTAATTTCCCTTATGCTTTTTCTACCTTAGGGGGGGACACCGCAGCAGCGCTGGCTTCAGGCTGCCCTGTTATTGTGAAAAGCCACACTGCACATCCAGGTACCAGTGAGTTGATGACTGGGGCTATCGAACAGGCGATCCGTCACTGCCAAATGCCTGATGGAGTGTTTTCGATGATCCAGGGCACGGATTATGCCTTATCTCACCAGCTGGTGGGTGCAGCAGATGTGAAAGCAGTGGGTTTCACGGGGTCTTTGAATGTAGCGAAAGCGCTGCTGGACACCATTCATCAGCGCGAAGAAGTGATCCCGTTATACGGTGAACTGGGCAGTGTAAACCCGCAGGTGATCCTGCCTGACTATGCACAGGAGCAGGGGAGTGAGCTTGCAAAATCTCTGGTGCAGTCGCTGTTGATGGGTAATGGCCAGTTTTGTACCAGCCCGGGTTTATGGCTGATACCACAAGGGCAGGTTGAGTTTGAATCCGTCGCGATGAACGCAATCCAGGCTGCACCATCAGATACTTTGCTGACGCCCCGTATTCTGGACAGCTTCAACAAAGTCATGGTTGAGCTGAAACACAATGCCCATGTTGATTTACTGGCAAGTGGTGAGCAGAGCCAGACGTTCCATGCCAACGCGCATTTATTTGCTTGTGAGGCAGAGGATTTCATTCACGATGCCAGTTTGCATGAAGAAGTTTTTGGCCCTAGTGCCCTGATTGTGCGCTACCGTGATGAAGCGCAATTACTGCGTGTGGTGGAACAGTTAGAAGGTCAGCTGACAGCCAGTGTGCACGCTACCAAAGCGGAAATGGCGGTTCAGGAAACACTACTGGATGAGTTGAGCTACAAAGTGGGCCGCCTCATCTTCGGCCAGATGCCAACCGGTGTGGAAGTGTGTTGTTCGATGAATCATGGCGGACCTTACCCATCGTCGACAGATGTGCGCTCGACGTCGGTCGGGACACAGGCCATGACGCGATTCTTACGCCCGTTATGTGTACAGAGTTAGGCAACCTCAGAAGATAGAACTTCTGTAACCCCGTGGAGTGCGGTTGCACAGGCTTGTTCCTTAGCCTGTGTAACCGCCTATTTGATCATGATATGATTTCATAGACTGTGAACCTTCTCTCTCACAGCGTGCAATTTATGGCAATGCACGTATAATGTATCCCAATGATAATAATTAACTAACCCTATGGCGATTGTACATAAAACTCGAACCCAACTGGTTGCGGAAGCGATCCGAGAAAAAATTCTGTGTGGCGAAATAAAAGCCGGTGAACCTCTGCGTCAGGCTGCGCTGGCCGATGAATTGAACGTTAGCCGTATCCCGGTCAGAGAGGCGTTATTGCAGCTCGAAGCCGAAGGCTTGGTGAATTTTGAGGCTCACAAAGGGGCCACAGTCACCCGGTTGAGTGCCGAACAGATTGATGAGATCTTTGATTTACGCGCCATACTGGAAGCAGAGCTACTGAGCCATTCGATTGATAATCTGACCAAACGCGACTTACTGGAAGCTGAAGCCATTTTGGCCGATCTCGAAGACGCGACCGATGCGGGTGATACCCAGCTGGCAACCGGTAAACTGAACGCCGAATTCCACAGTAAGTTGTATAGTCGTGCTGAGCGCCCTCAGACCCGAGAACTGGTCGACGTTTACAGTAAAAACTCAGAGCGTTACGTTCGTATGCATATATTGCTTGCCGGTGGCCTGAAAACGGCACCAGAAGAGCACCGCACTTTACTTAAGCTGTGTCACGAGAAAGACAAAGCCGGTGCCTGCGAATTTCTCAAAAAGCACATTATAGGCGCAAAAGACGACATTAAAGCCTTGCTCCTGCGCCTTGAGCAGGAAGCACAATAAGCCTCAACATATTAATGCGTTATAACTAACGCGTTATTTCGCTGTGCACACCGGACGCGTCTTTTTCCTCCGGCGCGCAGCGTTTGTTGCCAGTCTCATGGCGGGCTTTCAGTCAGCCTGGCCTCTAGTACTTGTTTTGGCAATGCCAGGCCATTTATGACAATACACCATGCTGACGCAAATACTGCTGTGCGGCATCGGTGTGTGGCGCAAAGCGTTTCCAGCGCCCGATAGCGCGGCGGTTAAGCGGTTCACGCACCTGTACTTTACTCGCTGTTGATACAGGCGCATCGTTAAGATGAAAGTGCATACAGCTGTCCTGCCAGGGCAAATCACAATAATCCAGTAGTTTAGCGATTTCCTGCTCAGGATTATCAACCAGGGATTCGTACTGCATCATATAAAACTGCTCACCATGAAGCTGCTTCCAGTGCTGCATCAGATCATAAAATCGGCTGTAGAAGCGTGCTGTATCCATCAGATCTAATGAATACGCGTAATACGGGTTGTTGATAGTAAACAACTGGCGGAAGTTACCAATGCAGGTATCCATCGGGTCACGCATCAGACAGATGATTTTGGCATTGGGTAACGCCCGGCGGATCAGATCAACATAGAAAAAGTTAAATGGCAGCTTATCGACAAAGTGTGCATGGCTGCCGGTAACCACCCGGGTTGCATTCAGATAGGTCAGTCCGAGTTGGTGTGGGTCGCGCTGATAAGCTTGCTCGAGTGTGAGTGGATCGAGTACGGTCTGGCTGGTGGTCTGAGCCAGGCGTTTTACGCTGATCCCAAAATCCTGTAGTTCCCCGGCCGACATCACATCGCTGTGACTGGATAAGATCCTCTCTACCAGGGTGGTGCCAGAGCGCGGCATCCCGAGTACAAAAATGGGCTCGCGGCTGCTGTGGCCAGCCTTTGGATCGACTGTACTGGCGCTACTGAGCGCCTGAATGCGCTCGAACAAGGCATCGTTACTTGGATGACCAAAGGGGCGTGCACTGTGTAAGGCCGCTTTACCCTGTTTGAGTGCATGGTACGCTGAATCAAACTCACCCAGATCCTGATATTCTTTTGCCAAAGCATGGCCAAGATGGAGCTGAGATTCGGGTGTGTTTGCCCGCTCAAAGGCGCTTTGTAAGCGGGTCAGGTGGTTGTGCTCTGCGCTGGCTTTTTTCAGATCAGACAAAGCAAAGTGTGCTCTGTGATGATCTTTATCTAATGCCAGCGCTTGTTCAAAGGCTTGCTCAGCGTCATCAAATAAGCCGACAAACTTCGCACTAACCCCAAAGTTATAATAATACTGCGCGTTGCTCTGAGTGAGCTTGAGTGCCTGGCGGAAAAATGCCAAGGCGTCCTCGTGCAGGCCAACGTGGCTCAGTGCCACCCCAAAAGTGTCCGCATCAAGTGCTCGAGTCAACGCAGCGGGACTTGTCTGCTCTGCGGTTTGCCTGGCCAGTGTTAGCTCACCCTGCAAGGCATAACACTTAGTCAGCTGAGCTCGGTATTCATCACTGCTATGCAGTTCCAGCGCCTTTTCGAGCAATTTGATTGCTTTTTTTAACTGCCCAACCTGAAGGTTGATCACACCGAGCAGAAAATAGCCGTCGGCATAGTCTGGTGATGCATTGAGCAGTTTGACCAGGTATTGATGGGCGGTTTCGAGCTGGCCCTGATTGAGTGCGCTAATGGCGCTTCTGTGTAATTGCTGGATAGACGTCATTGTGGGTTGTCACTTGTTATATAAAGGCCCATCACAATGGATGGGCCTCAGCGGGAGAGTTCAATTTACTAAAGTTCGAACTGATAGTCGAACTTAATGCCGACTGTCAGTGGTTTGTTCAGGTAGTGGCCATAGTTACGCTGGATCTCAGCGCCGTTGGCGGTCGTAATATCCCGCACATCGCGACGCACTGAGGTAAAGGCGTATTTGTTGAACAGGTTGTTGACGTACAAAGTGGCTGACCACATATCGCCGGTCAGTTTGGCAGACAAGTTGCTGATCCCATAACCTGAGAGGGTTTCACCACTGTCACGCAGACCCACTTTGGAAATGATATCGCTCTGTGCCGTCAGGCCATAGTTGATATCCAGGGTTTTATCGCCCAGCACTTCAGTTTCGTAATTTATACCCAATGAGAACTGATGTTCCGGAGAGCCGGGCAGTCTGTCCCCATCTTGACCGCCATCGGTGCCATCGGCATTAAATAAGTAAGGTGCATCCGAGGTTAACTCTGCCTTAGTGTAGGCATAGGTTGCATACGTGCTGATAGAGTCACTGAGGATAGCACGTGTGGAGATCTCAACCCCTTTGGCGTTGGCTGTTCCGGCATTAGAGGTATACGGAAGCTGGCCAACCACAGTGGCACCGGCAATTTGTGCATCATCCCAGTCAACATTGAAAATGGCCGCGTTGAAATGCAGGCGGTTCTTTAACCAGGTGCTCTTCAGACCCAATTCATAGTTGGTGGTGGTGTCCGCGGTGTACAGCATTTCGTCGGGCATACCACAACCGATCTGTTTGTCAGGCAGGGGATCCGGACACGGCGCCAGACCGTTGGAACCACCAATACGGAAACCTTCACTGGCCGTGATGTACGCCATGACTGAGTCTGTAAACTGGTAATTGGCGTTGAACTTAAACAGGTTTCCATCGTCTTCAGCATTGTTTTGCTTAAAGTCCAGAGTTATGTCGCTTGGACCTGCGCCGCTGTATAGCGTATTGGCCAGCGGGAAGTCAACGGCGGACTCTGCCTTCACTTCATACTCATAAAATCGTGCACCCAGGGTAATGGTTAGCTTGTCATTGACCTGATAACCCACTTCCCCGAACAGGGCCTGCTCTGTGATTTCACTGCGGTCGACCGAGAAATACTCGAGGTTGTCCGGGCGGGTTTGCTCGCCACCAAAATTAGCTACGGCAAACTCCCCAAAGCCTGGGGTGAACTCTTTACTGCTGGCATCACTTTCGAATTTGTTGTAGAAGCCACCCACAATCCAGTTCCAGGCTGAGTCGCCCTGCGACACCAGCCGGATCTCCTGCGTGAAGGTGTCTTCTTCTTCCTCTTCGCGGGTAAACGCCGAGAAGGACGGGAATTCTTCATAGCCATAATCGAGGCGGATCAGCAGATCGGTCTGGTCGCGCTGACCATCGGCTTCAAAGCTGGACCAGCCCGATGCAGAAACCAGTTCTGCAAATCCCAGATCGGCTTTTAATTCCAGGCTCAGCAGATCATCTTCTTTGTCTCTGGGCTCTTCATAGCGATAGGCCGATTCATATTTGCCGATGCGATCATTGAGTCCGTTTGCCGGGTTGAGTGCCTGATAATGTACTATCGAGCGGCCCTCACTTTCTTGTTTCTGGTAAAAATAGTTCAGCGTGCCATCGAACCAGTCATTTGGCTTCCAGCGCACAGAAATGCGGCCAGTGGTGGTGGTTTCGCCATTGGCATCGGCTACGCGTTTGAGGTTGTTATCAACGTCACTTTGACTGCTCCAGTTGGGATCTGCCAAAGAAGCCCCGCCTTCGCGGACCACATAGTTGTAATCAATAAATCCGGGATCTTCATACTGGTTCAGGCTGGCACGCAGCGCCAGTTCATCTTCGATGATGGGGGTGTTGAAAATAAAGCCACCTTCACCTCCAACTGAATCACTCTCTGAGTTTTGAAATAAGTCGCCATACAGTTGCACTGTGGTGATGTCCAACTCTGGCGCTTTAAGCATATAGCGAATAGCGCCGCCTAGGGTACCCGCGCCGTATAAGGTACCTTGTGGGCCGATTAATACCTCTACGCGTTCTACGTCAGTCAGGCGCATATCCAGCGAAACGGGGATCTCATTCACATAGGTTGCAACGGTCCCGCCATCCTGATCCGGGCCTGATGAGTTGGTGTTAAGGCCGCGAACGATGATCGGTGAGCCAGAGCGACCACCCTGATCGGTCACAGTCAGACCTGGCACCCAACGTGCCACATCGGCGAGTTCACCAATGTTTTGATCTTTCATTATATCCGCATCGAGTGCGGTGATGTTTAAAGGGGCCTCCTGAACTGAGCCACTACGGCGTGTAGCTGTGATCTGGATAACTTCCAGAGACTTCTCTTCGGCACCTGCTTCATCGGCCTGTGCTGTTGCACTGAGCATAATTGAGCCTGGCAAAGCCGTAGCGATGGCCAGAGATATGAGTTTTGGTTTTAGCATTATTTTACATCCCGGATGTGTTCTGGTTGTTGTTTTTATGCAAACTAAGAAAGCATAAAGTGAATCTCGTAACAAGATTATCAAAAAAGGTACGAAGATAATTATTTATTATATTTGCAAAAATATTCACTATCAATGGGTTTTTAGTCAGAATTGTGCATGAAATTGCAGTAAAAAAATTTTTTGCGTTATTCTGGTTTCTTTGGGTTTTTTAGTTGGTTTTCGGGGTTTGGTATGCACCATTTTGAATTGAATATGCATTTTTAGTTATTGTGTGAATCACCTTGTTGCCTTGGAAAGGTGAAAGTTTATGCGTTAAATAGCCGGGGTTAACCAATTCTAGAGGTGCTGAACTGTCGGTTATGCTGCTGTTTTTCGGACTGATGGCGAATTTTGTTTGGATTGTGCGAAGTGAATAAGTATGCGGTGCTGTCAGAGGAAGACTGCTTGGGGTTTATTTGTACAGTGAATAGGCGTGCAGAATTGTTCATTCCATGGCGGTTTTTTTCAGTTGAAGGCCGTGTGCCTTATTTGAGACACACGGTTCCGCTTAATTGCGGTTTTTGAGTGAGGGCTGATTACTGTTTGATATCGACCGCGTAAAGTTTGCAGTAGTGTGTGCCCGGAGACCCATTCCATTTACTGGCACTGTCATCCAGCCCGACGATGCTGACGACTTTTTCGCTATG contains the following coding sequences:
- a CDS encoding TonB-dependent receptor; protein product: MLKPKLISLAIATALPGSIMLSATAQADEAGAEEKSLEVIQITATRRSGSVQEAPLNITALDADIMKDQNIGELADVARWVPGLTVTDQGGRSGSPIIVRGLNTNSSGPDQDGGTVATYVNEIPVSLDMRLTDVERVEVLIGPQGTLYGAGTLGGAIRYMLKAPELDITTVQLYGDLFQNSESDSVGGEGGFIFNTPIIEDELALRASLNQYEDPGFIDYNYVVREGGASLADPNWSSQSDVDNNLKRVADANGETTTTGRISVRWKPNDWFDGTLNYFYQKQESEGRSIVHYQALNPANGLNDRIGKYESAYRYEEPRDKEDDLLSLELKADLGFAELVSASGWSSFEADGQRDQTDLLIRLDYGYEEFPSFSAFTREEEEEDTFTQEIRLVSQGDSAWNWIVGGFYNKFESDASSKEFTPGFGEFAVANFGGEQTRPDNLEYFSVDRSEITEQALFGEVGYQVNDKLTITLGARFYEYEVKAESAVDFPLANTLYSGAGPSDITLDFKQNNAEDDGNLFKFNANYQFTDSVMAYITASEGFRIGGSNGLAPCPDPLPDKQIGCGMPDEMLYTADTTTNYELGLKSTWLKNRLHFNAAIFNVDWDDAQIAGATVVGQLPYTSNAGTANAKGVEISTRAILSDSISTYATYAYTKAELTSDAPYLFNADGTDGGQDGDRLPGSPEHQFSLGINYETEVLGDKTLDINYGLTAQSDIISKVGLRDSGETLSGYGISNLSAKLTGDMWSATLYVNNLFNKYAFTSVRRDVRDITTANGAEIQRNYGHYLNKPLTVGIKFDYQFEL
- a CDS encoding tetratricopeptide repeat-containing sulfotransferase family protein produces the protein MTSIQQLHRSAISALNQGQLETAHQYLVKLLNASPDYADGYFLLGVINLQVGQLKKAIKLLEKALELHSSDEYRAQLTKCYALQGELTLARQTAEQTSPAALTRALDADTFGVALSHVGLHEDALAFFRQALKLTQSNAQYYYNFGVSAKFVGLFDDAEQAFEQALALDKDHHRAHFALSDLKKASAEHNHLTRLQSAFERANTPESQLHLGHALAKEYQDLGEFDSAYHALKQGKAALHSARPFGHPSNDALFERIQALSSASTVDPKAGHSSREPIFVLGMPRSGTTLVERILSSHSDVMSAGELQDFGISVKRLAQTTSQTVLDPLTLEQAYQRDPHQLGLTYLNATRVVTGSHAHFVDKLPFNFFYVDLIRRALPNAKIICLMRDPMDTCIGNFRQLFTINNPYYAYSLDLMDTARFYSRFYDLMQHWKQLHGEQFYMMQYESLVDNPEQEIAKLLDYCDLPWQDSCMHFHLNDAPVSTASKVQVREPLNRRAIGRWKRFAPHTDAAQQYLRQHGVLS
- a CDS encoding 4-hydroxyproline epimerase, with translation MNKGTFFCIDGHTCGNPVRLVTSGHPQLEGATMSDKRQHFLAEFDWVRRALMFEPRGHDMMSGSFLYPPTTEDGDVAILFIETSGCLPMCGHGTIGTVTFALQQGLVTPKEPGRLRLDTPAGRVDAYYSMRDGRVEWVKLFNVPAFLAHRNEVISVPGIGELQVDIAYGGNFYIIVEPQRNFKGTHATSAAELLAMSPKVRDAVNAQLACVHPLDPTVCGASHVLWTGDPKQADSSAANAVFYGDKAIDRSPCGTGTSARMAQLFAKGALQSGEDFVHESYIGSQFIGRIEGTTEIAGHSAILPSIQGWARITGHNCITVDDDDPYAFGFQVL
- a CDS encoding aldehyde dehydrogenase (NADP(+)); this translates as MTLTGQSFIAGQWRGNADNGQFFAFCPQTNERHHQPFFNAEADDLDAGILAAQRAFKTYRRVPYSQRAAFLRKIGEEILALGDGLIETTMLETGLPRARLEGERMRTVNQLNAFAAALEADLAPLALTRQDAPDPDRAPLPKPATELRYLPVGVVAVFGASNFPYAFSTLGGDTAAALASGCPVIVKSHTAHPGTSELMTGAIEQAIRHCQMPDGVFSMIQGTDYALSHQLVGAADVKAVGFTGSLNVAKALLDTIHQREEVIPLYGELGSVNPQVILPDYAQEQGSELAKSLVQSLLMGNGQFCTSPGLWLIPQGQVEFESVAMNAIQAAPSDTLLTPRILDSFNKVMVELKHNAHVDLLASGEQSQTFHANAHLFACEAEDFIHDASLHEEVFGPSALIVRYRDEAQLLRVVEQLEGQLTASVHATKAEMAVQETLLDELSYKVGRLIFGQMPTGVEVCCSMNHGGPYPSSTDVRSTSVGTQAMTRFLRPLCVQS
- a CDS encoding GntR family transcriptional regulator gives rise to the protein MAIVHKTRTQLVAEAIREKILCGEIKAGEPLRQAALADELNVSRIPVREALLQLEAEGLVNFEAHKGATVTRLSAEQIDEIFDLRAILEAELLSHSIDNLTKRDLLEAEAILADLEDATDAGDTQLATGKLNAEFHSKLYSRAERPQTRELVDVYSKNSERYVRMHILLAGGLKTAPEEHRTLLKLCHEKDKAGACEFLKKHIIGAKDDIKALLLRLEQEAQ